The Gordonia iterans DNA window ACAACCGTTCCAGTCCGTAGAAGTCGCGTTCGTCCGAGTGCTGCACGTGCACGACGACGTCGCCGTAGTCGAGCAAGGCCCACCGGCCCTCCCGAACGCCCTCGCGGCGCAGGGCCTGACGTCCGGCCTCGCGGAGCTTGTCCTCGATCTCCTCGGTAATCGCGTTCACCTGGCGCTCGTTGTCGGCCGAGGCGATCACGAACAGGTCCGTGATGACCAGCGGCTCGGACACGTCGAGCACGACGATGTTCTCGGCTTTGCGGTCCGCCGCGGCGTGGGCGGCGATCACCGCGGCCTCGCGCGCTTCTGCTGTGGCGGTCACGTGGTTTCCTTTCGGTACAGGCTGTGCTTGCTGATGTACTGGACCACTCCGTCGGGTACCAGATACCAGACCGGGCGACCGTCCTGCGCACGCTTGCGGCAGTCGGTCGACGAGATCGCCAGGGCGGGGATCTCCATCATCTGCAGCGCGTGGTCGGGCTTGGTCGCCAGGTGTTCGGCCAGGTGGGTCGCATCCAGGGCGTATCCCGGGCGGGAGACGCCGATGAAGTTCGACAGCTCGAACAGCTCCTCCCAATTCTGCCAGGTCAGGATGGTTTCGAGTGCATCGGCTCCGGTGATGAAATAGAGCTCGGCGTCGGGGTACACGCGTCGCAGGTCGCGCAGGGTGTCGACGGTGTAGGTGACGCCCGCGCGGTCGATATCGACGCGGCTGACGGTGAACTGCGGGTTCGACGCCGTCGCGATCACCGTCATCAGGTAACGGTGCTCGGCAGGGGTCACGTCCCGGGCGGACGGGCCCGCCTCGGGCCCCTCCTTCTGCCACGGGCGGCCGGTAGGGACGAAGATCACCTCGTCCAGACCGAACCGGTGCGCCACCTCGCTGCCGGCCACCAGGTGCCCGTTATGGATCGGGTCGAACGTGCCGCCCATGACGCCGATGCGGCGCGGGAAGGTCGGGTCGTCGGACATGTCCATCGACTTTACGCACTGTGCCGATCGGCTCCGCACGCGCGCTCTCGTTCGGCGCCGGACACGTCAGACCGGAAGCAGGTTGCCGATCACCTGGCCGAGCTGCTCGGCGTTGCGGCATTCGTACATCTCGATCACCTCGCCGTACTTGCTCGCGATGGAGTCGCCGGTGTCCCAGTTCTCCTTGCGTTCCGGGTTGAGCCAGTAGGCGTTGCGCACCCGCTCGCGCAGCTTCGCGAGGGCCTCGACGCTCGAGAGGGCGTAGTTGTTGCGGGCGTCCCCGAGGATCAGCAAGGCACCCCGATGCGTCAGCGAGTCCAGGTACTTCTCGGCGAACCCGCGCAGCATGTGGCCGTAGTCCGAATGCCCGTCCCGCGTGCTGATCCGCGCCTGGCTCAGCATGGTGGCCATGCGCTCGCCGAACTGGTCCTCGGCGTGGGAGCGGTCGAAGTAGTCGGTCACCTCGTCGACGGTGTCGATGAACGCGAAGACCCGCACGTTCGAGAACTGCTGCCGCAGCGCGTACACCAGTTGCAGCGTGAACGAGCTGAATCCCGCGACCGACCCCGAGACGTCGCAGATCACCACCAGCTCGGGCTTTCCAGGCCGCGGTTTGCGGTGCCGCAGCTCGATCGGCACGCCGCCGGTCGACATCGACGCGCGCAGCGTCGAACGGATGTCGACCGCGCCGCGGTGGTTGCGCCGACGCCGGAATTCGAGCTTCGCGGCGAGCAGTCGTGCGATCGGATCGATGGTGCGCCGCAGCTTCGCCATGTCTTGCGGATTCGCCGAGAAGAAGTCGATCTGCTCGGGCAGCTTGGGCACGGCGTAGCCGGCCACCTCGTCGCGCCCACGCACGGCCGACATCCGCCGCTGCACCTCGGTCTCGACCGCGGCCCGCAACTGCTGCGTCGCGTTGCGCGCCGCACGACGCGTCAGTTGGTCGGTGCCGGGTCGATTGGGCCCGCTCACTGCGTTCCCGGCGCCCGGTCGATTGGGCCCGCTCACTGCGTTCCCGGCGCCCGGTCGATTGGGCCCGCTCACTGCGTTCCCGGCGCCCGGTCGCTGCCCCTCCTCGCGGGGCATCCCGGCGGCCATCGCGGCGGCGATCCGCGCGATCAGCGTCTGCGGGGCGATCGCCGACATCGCCTGGTACACCGAGTAACTCTCGCCGCGCGCGGACTCGTACCGTCCCACTTCGGCGACGATCGCGGCCACCAGCTGGTCGAACCGCCCGTCGGCCATCGCGTCGTCGTCGGCCAGCACCTCGGCGGTGAGCTCGCGCAGCGCGTCCACGTCCACCTCGCCGGAAGCGTTGCGTGGCACCGCGATCGCGCCCGCCCGCGCGGCATTGCCGAGCGGGAACCACAGCTCAAAACACAGGTCGAAGGTGTCGCGGTGGAGGTGATCCGACAGGAGGGTCGCAGCGAGGCCCTCGCGGAGACTGTTCCGGTCGAGCAGGTCCAGCACTTCCATCGCCCGTCCCGCGTCGATCAGGTTCGACGGCCCCACGACGATCCCCCGCCCGCGCAGATCCTCGACGAATCCGGTGAGGGTGTCGATCAGCTCCCCGGTCCCCGAGCCTGTCGAAGGATCCATCAGTCCAGCTTCAACTCGCGGATCGCCGTCAGCACGTCGGCCCGATGCTTCAGCACGACGCCGAGGGTGCGCTTGAGGACCGAGTCGGAGACGCGGCCGTCGTGCTCCTCGGGCGCCTCGCCGCCGACCATCGCCAGCAGGGTGTTGCCCCAGTCGATGGTCTCGGCCACCGACGGCTTCTTCCGGATGTCCAGGCTGCGCAGCACTCCGACGATCCGGACCACCTCGGACGCGAGGTTCGCCGGCAGGTCCGGGACGCGGGACGCGAGGATCTCGCGTTCCAGATCGGCGTCCGGGAAGTCGATGTACAGGTACAGGCAGCGGCGCTTGAGCGCCTCGGAGAGCTCGCGGTTCGCATTGGAAGTGAGAATGACGATCGGGCGGCGCTGCGCCTGAACGGTGCCCATCTCCGGGATGGTGATCGCGAAGTCGGAGAGGATCTCCAGCAGCAGGCCCTCCATGTCGACGTCGGCCTTGTCGATCTCGTCGATCAGCAGAACCGTCGGCTCGGTGCGCGAGATCGCGGTCAGCAGCGGCCGCGCGAGAAGAAACTCCTCGGAGAAGATGTCGTCCTTGGTCGCGTCCCAATCCCGCTGCCCCGCAGCCTGAATGGCCAGAATCTGCTTCGCGTGGTTCCACTCGTACAGGGCACGCGCCTCGTCGATTCCCTCGTAACACTGCAGCCGAACCAGGTCGGCCCCGGTGGCGCCGGCGATCGCCCGGGCCAGCTCGGTCTTGCCCACACCGGCCGGCCCCTCGACGAGCAGCGGCTTGCCCAGCCGGTCGGCGAGGTAGGTCGCCGTCGCGGTGGCTCCGTCCGCGAGGTACCCGGTCGTGCGCAGCTGAGCCACGACGTCGTCGGTGCCGGAGAACGCCGGCTGCACGGTCCCGCTCACGCCGGCCGCACCTGGCCGTCGCCCCACACGACCCACTTGGTGGAGGTCAGCTCGGGCAGGCCCATCGGGCCGCGGGCGTGCAGCTTCTGGGTGGAGATGCCGATCTCGGCGCCGAAGCCGAACTGCTCGCCGTCGGTGAATGCGGTGGACGCGTTGACCATCACCGCGGCCGCGTCCACGCGCGAGGTGAACGCACGAGCGGCGGCCGAGTCGCCGGTGATGATCGCCTCGGTGTGGCCGGTGCCGTAGTTCTCGATGTGCTCGACGGCGGCGTCGAGGCCGTCGACCACCTTCAGCGCGACGTCCAGCGACAGGTACTCGCGGTGCCAGTCGTCCTCGGTGGCCGGAACCATGCCGGGCTCGTCGCCGTGAATCGTCACGCCCTGCGAGCTGAGCGCGGACACGATGGGTTCCAGTGCCGCACCGGCGATCTCGCGATCGATCAGGACCGTCTCCACGGTGTTGCACACGCTGGGACGCCGGGTCTTGGCGTTGACGATCACCCGGGTCGCGGTGTCGACGTCGGCACCCGAATGCACATAGATGTGGCAGTTGCCGGTGCCGGTCTCGATGGTCGGGACCGTGGCGTTCTCGACGACGGTGGCGATCAGGCCGGCGCCGCCGCGCGGGATCACCACGTCCACCAGTCCCCGCGCCTGGATCAGCGCGGTGACGCTGGAGCGGTCGTCGCTGGGCAGCAGCGCCACCGCGTCCGGGTTCACCTTGTGCTCGGCGAGCACCCCGCGCAGCACCTCGACCAGCGCGGCGTTGGAACTGGCGGCCGACGACGACCCGCGCAGCAGTACGGCGTTGCCCGACTTGAACGAGATGCCGAACCCGTCGACGGTCACGTTGGGGCGCGCCTCGTACACGAAGCCCACCACACCGAGCGGCACCTGCACCTGCCGCAGTTCCAATCCGTTCGGGAGCGTCTTGCCCTGCACGATCACCCCGATCGGATCCGGCAGAGCCGCCACTTGCCGAAGTCCCCCGGTGATCCCGGCGACCCGATCCGTGGTCAGCCGCAGCCGGTCGATCAGCGCGGCCTCGGTGCCGTTGGCCTCGGCACGCGCGACGTCCTCGGCGTTGGCCTCCAGGATCGTCTCGGTGGCGTCGTCGATCGCCTGCGCCGCAGCGAGCAGCACGTCGTTCTTCTCGGCGGTGGTCATCGTCGCGAGCGAGCGGGATGCCTTCTTCGCGGCACGCGCCAGCTCTTCGACGACGGCCCGCACATCGGCGGACCGCGCGCCGGCGTCCTGCGCGTCGGTGGTCTGGGTCGGGACACTCATGCGTCCAGGTTAGACCCTGACGCGTCCTTGCTCCCGGCCCCGTCGGCTCGGACATCCCGGACCGATGAAACGCTGCTTTCGAGGACTCCTGCTAGTTCGACCTCTGTTGCGATCGTCGCCGTCCCACTACGCAACGCTCGACGGACGAACCCCTTTCCTCCGCGGTCCGGAAGTGACACGCTGGACGGATGAAGACCTGGGGTAAGTGGCTCACCTGGCTCGGACTGGCGATCGCGATCATCTGCGTCGTCGTCGGGACCATCATGGCGGTCGCCGGATTCAGCAAGCTCACCGACGTCGTCAACGACTCGTTCCGGATCAGCGGGCCGACGCAGTACACCGCCACCGCGGGCGAGACCCTGGTCCTCTACTACGACGGGCCCGACGGAACCGCGACCACGCCGTCGTGCCAGATCGAGGGTCCGGCCCAGCCGACCCCCGGATCGGTGGTCGACGGCGAGCTGACCTACAACTCCGAGACCATCAGCCCGTTCCTCGCGTGGCGGTTCACCGAGTCCGGCTCGTACACCATCACCTGCGACCAGACCGGCGTCGTCGCCGGACCGCAGCTCCCGATCGGCGGCATCCTCAGCGGTGCCGGCGGCGTCCTCCTGGCGGTGT harbors:
- the rsfS gene encoding ribosome silencing factor; the encoded protein is MTATAEAREAAVIAAHAAADRKAENIVVLDVSEPLVITDLFVIASADNERQVNAITEEIEDKLREAGRQALRREGVREGRWALLDYGDVVVHVQHSDERDFYGLERLWKDCPVIEVDGLERPADDPDTP
- a CDS encoding vWA domain-containing protein is translated as MDPSTGSGTGELIDTLTGFVEDLRGRGIVVGPSNLIDAGRAMEVLDLLDRNSLREGLAATLLSDHLHRDTFDLCFELWFPLGNAARAGAIAVPRNASGEVDVDALRELTAEVLADDDAMADGRFDQLVAAIVAEVGRYESARGESYSVYQAMSAIAPQTLIARIAAAMAAGMPREEGQRPGAGNAVSGPNRPGAGNAVSGPNRPGAGNAVSGPNRPGTDQLTRRAARNATQQLRAAVETEVQRRMSAVRGRDEVAGYAVPKLPEQIDFFSANPQDMAKLRRTIDPIARLLAAKLEFRRRRNHRGAVDIRSTLRASMSTGGVPIELRHRKPRPGKPELVVICDVSGSVAGFSSFTLQLVYALRQQFSNVRVFAFIDTVDEVTDYFDRSHAEDQFGERMATMLSQARISTRDGHSDYGHMLRGFAEKYLDSLTHRGALLILGDARNNYALSSVEALAKLRERVRNAYWLNPERKENWDTGDSIASKYGEVIEMYECRNAEQLGQVIGNLLPV
- the nadD gene encoding nicotinate-nucleotide adenylyltransferase yields the protein MSDDPTFPRRIGVMGGTFDPIHNGHLVAGSEVAHRFGLDEVIFVPTGRPWQKEGPEAGPSARDVTPAEHRYLMTVIATASNPQFTVSRVDIDRAGVTYTVDTLRDLRRVYPDAELYFITGADALETILTWQNWEELFELSNFIGVSRPGYALDATHLAEHLATKPDHALQMMEIPALAISSTDCRKRAQDGRPVWYLVPDGVVQYISKHSLYRKETT
- a CDS encoding AAA family ATPase; translated protein: MSGTVQPAFSGTDDVVAQLRTTGYLADGATATATYLADRLGKPLLVEGPAGVGKTELARAIAGATGADLVRLQCYEGIDEARALYEWNHAKQILAIQAAGQRDWDATKDDIFSEEFLLARPLLTAISRTEPTVLLIDEIDKADVDMEGLLLEILSDFAITIPEMGTVQAQRRPIVILTSNANRELSEALKRRCLYLYIDFPDADLEREILASRVPDLPANLASEVVRIVGVLRSLDIRKKPSVAETIDWGNTLLAMVGGEAPEEHDGRVSDSVLKRTLGVVLKHRADVLTAIRELKLD
- a CDS encoding glutamate-5-semialdehyde dehydrogenase; this translates as MSVPTQTTDAQDAGARSADVRAVVEELARAAKKASRSLATMTTAEKNDVLLAAAQAIDDATETILEANAEDVARAEANGTEAALIDRLRLTTDRVAGITGGLRQVAALPDPIGVIVQGKTLPNGLELRQVQVPLGVVGFVYEARPNVTVDGFGISFKSGNAVLLRGSSSAASSNAALVEVLRGVLAEHKVNPDAVALLPSDDRSSVTALIQARGLVDVVIPRGGAGLIATVVENATVPTIETGTGNCHIYVHSGADVDTATRVIVNAKTRRPSVCNTVETVLIDREIAGAALEPIVSALSSQGVTIHGDEPGMVPATEDDWHREYLSLDVALKVVDGLDAAVEHIENYGTGHTEAIITGDSAAARAFTSRVDAAAVMVNASTAFTDGEQFGFGAEIGISTQKLHARGPMGLPELTSTKWVVWGDGQVRPA